Proteins encoded within one genomic window of Natator depressus isolate rNatDep1 chromosome 1, rNatDep2.hap1, whole genome shotgun sequence:
- the LOC141982041 gene encoding uncharacterized protein LOC141982041, with amino-acid sequence MQSSSAEVTMMESQNRKRAPAWTEREVRDLIAVWGEESVLSELRSSFRNAKTFVKISQGMKDRGHNRDPKQCRVKLKELRQAYQKTREANGRSGSEPQTCRFYDELHAILGGSATTTPAVLFHSFNGDGGNTEAGFGDEEDDDDDEVVDSSQQASGETGFPDSQELFLTLDLEPVPPEPTQGCLLDPAGGEGTSAACVSMITGSSPSQRLVKIKKKEKRTRDEMFSELMLSSHTDRAQTNAWRQIMSDCRKAQNDQEERWRAEESK; translated from the exons atgcagagctcatcagcagaggtgaccatgatggagtctcagaatcgcaaaagagctccagcatggaccgaacgggaggtacgggatctgatcgctgtatggggagaggaatccgtgctatcagaactccgttccagttttcgaaatgccaaaacctttgtcaaaatctcccaaggcatgaaggacagaggccataacagggacccgaagcagtgccgcgtgaaactgaaggagctgaggcaagcctaccagaaaaccagagaggcgaacggccgctccgggtcagagccccaaacatgccgcttctatgatgagctgcatgccattttagggggttcagccaccactaccccagccgtgttgtttcactccttcaatggagatggaggcaatacggaagcaggttttggggacgaagaagatgatgatgatgacgaggttgtagatagctcacagcaagcaagcggagaaaccggttttcccgacagccaggaactgtttctcaccctggacctggagccagtaccccctgaacccacccaaggctgcctcctggacccagcaggcggagaagggacctccg ctgcatgtgtttcaatgatcacaggatcttctccttcccagaggctagtgaagattaaaaagaaagaaaaacgcactcgagatgaaatgttctccgagctcatgctgtcctcccacactgacagagcacagacgaatgcgtggaggcaaataatgtcagactgcaggaaagcacaaaatgaccaggaggagaggtggcgggctgaagagagtaagtga